DNA from Elaeis guineensis isolate ETL-2024a chromosome 2, EG11, whole genome shotgun sequence:
CAGATGTGGGAGTCCATGGCAAATGGCACACCATTGGAGAGTAAACATACATTATGTTCTTTTGCATACTGAGTTTGAATTGCACCTAGAATTGAAAAACAATGATCCTGCCCAACTAATTTGCGTGCTCTATTCAGGAGTGGTTCTTGAAACTTATAAACTTGATTGGTGTGCCTCTGTACGAGCTCTATGTATAAACTAGTATGTCATGCCTTAATTGGTGAAAATGTCAAGACCTACAAAGCCTAATCAGTTGAAGCcataaatttccaagtaggaacaAGTTGGCATGTCCATGAACCATTGTCAcgttgttttatttatttattgactCGGTTATATTAGAAAAATCTTACTATAAATGCAACAATAAGCATCAAGATAAAATCAAATCATCTCAGCAGCAAACCCCCAATCACACTATTAATGTGCTCGGCCATAAAAGATGCTGTACATTTTTGTCCTACAAGTATATCTAATTAGAAACATTGCACACTGACTTTTCGAGCATCAGCCAGCAAGAGAAGTTGTTTTTTGTAAGTCTCAAACTCAATGGCCAACCCATGAGGTCGTTGTCCTCGAGTCTTCCTCCAAGACATGTTCTTCGTCCAAGAGGCAGGCAATTGAACAATTGAGAGGCAACCTGTGTGACGGGTTCTATTTCTGGACCACCCTTGCGAGCGAGTGTTCACAGATATTGCTCAATACTGAAACGATCAACCGTAGAGTGGAAATTCACGAATATCAAAGAAAGTGGATTTATAGGCTAAACTATTGGTAACTGCACATCTCGTAGGAGATTCCATGACAGTACGATCTTGGATCAATGGACCGATTCTCTCTGATCACTCTCGAAATCAATGAACCCGAGCAGAAAACCCTCTCTTTTTTACCAAAAGTAAAAAAAAGGCTCCGGTGCAGAGTCCCTACCCCTCCTTCGCCGGCCAACGTTTGTTTCCACTTCAGGAAGGGGGATTGTAACCAGTCGACCATCTTccgcttcttttcttctctcctcttgttatttaatatatatacatagattaagaaaaaaaaaaaatcaagaaagaaaggaaggagagATCGATCGGGAGATCGTGGTGATGGCGACAAGATACTGGATCGTCTCTCTTCCCGTCCAGTCCTCCGCCTCCTCTCGGTGGAGCCGCCTTCAAGAATCCATCTCCAAGCGCTCCTTCGACACCCCCGTCTACCGGGTAATCCATCGATCCCCTCTTCCATCTCTCgatcgttctttttttttttttttttttcccttctcccTTTTTGGTCCTGTTTTTTAGGTTTTCGGGGGTTCTGCCCGGACCGACGTTTTGAATTCTTGATTTCGATCTTGATGCAGTTCAACACCCCCGATCTTCGAGTGGGAACCCTAGATTCGCTGCTCGCCCTCAGTGATGATCTTGCCaaggtacttgattgattttctgATGGTTTGTTTGGATTTTCGCTCTTTTCCGCTGTGATGTTGATTAATGAGAATTTGCAGTCAAATGCGTTCCTAGAGGGAGTATCTCATAAGATCCGGCGTCAGATTGAGGAGCTGGAGCGGGCTTCTGGCGTTGAGGGTGGTGCGCTGACGGTGGATGGGGTTCCCGTAGATTCCTACCTTACGAGGTAACAGAATAGCGGTGACTAATCGGAATATTGATTTCTTCGGATGCGTTTTGATGAGAAGTTTAGATTTTGCGGGCAAATGAATGGTTTTGGGGATGGCAGGTTTGTTTGGGATGAAGCCAAGTACCCGACAATGTCACCGCTAAGGGAGATTGTTGACAGCATTCATGTCCTAGTAGCGAAAATTGAAGATGACATGAAGGTGAGTTGATGATTCTCTTTTGTTCCTTTAAATTCTTCTTCTGTCATTCAAATATTTTTCTTCAGTAAGATTATTTTATTAGTATGGCTGTCCTTTCTTTTTGGATCACCAAGTAATAAGGCTGAAAACAAGAATGTGAATTGAAAACTTAGATTGCACTCTAGAGAACTATTGATGATCGAATGATCTCATTTACTTCTTATAAACTTTTATGGTTTGCCACGTAGGTATTAATTATACATAAATAGGAATTTCAATAGTGTTGTTATAAATCTTGCAAACGGCTTGGACCTCGACCTGACTAGGAACTAAATATCAAACAGATTTGCTATCTTAATGGGATCCTTTAGATTGGTTGTTGGTCTTGAAGACTAAAGATGTTAATCGAATCATTTAGGCCGCAGAACTTTGTATCAGCCATGGCCTCAACCTAGTTATTGTGTTTCATTGAGTATATACATGTCTGTATGTTTAAGACTTTAATCTTGGTTGCTAGATAAATATCTAGGGCTCAAGGTTGTCAAAGCCAAAACATGCCTTTAAGGCAAGAAGACGCATATATTGCTCCTATATTGCCTGAGGTGCTATACGCCATAATGGTGCTTGCCTGAGGAAAGCAAGGTTCTAATTTATGCAAAGTTCAATGATTGTATTGAAAATAAATTCTTTTTATATATGAAAATAATACAAACATCATATGGCTAATTATTTAGGTTTTGATGTGCCAAATCATCTTGGATGTTAGATTTCATGTTTCACATCTTCCATAGCACCATGTTGAAATACCATTTCTGATAACATGTTTTAAATCAAGGCCATCAAGAATAAACCATCAAATATCCTAAATGGCTTGAAAAttcaaacattaaaaaaaaaaaaatgccgctTCATAAAACATGTTTCATGTTGATAAACAACACTTAACACAAAAGTGCAAACCATTGAACACCCTAGAGGAGCCTTTTATTTATGAGGGTCGAATAGCCCAAAATCAACATCAAAATAAAGCTAATAGAGCTCTAAAAGAGTGTATGAGTAGGATAGGAAGCATAGTGCTGGACATTGGAGAGGCACTTGCTTGAATGCCTCTTGCTTTGTCTCAGGGGCTTGCCTGGGTGCCGCTTAGTAAACCTGCCTTACCTGGAGCTTGTTGAAGCACTTAATAGTTAATATAATGGTGAGCTTTGTACTTATGCTGTTTAATATTCATTCTTATGGAAATATTTGGTAGGTCACCTATAAAGCTTAAAGGTTTTCACGTTTCATAGTCAGATTCCTCTCTCTCTGCTGTTGTAGCTTATGTAGGAACCTTATTATTCTTcttcctccatttttttttcttttcttctgatAGGAAACAGGTTCAGTGAAAGACAATTATTATAACGATAAGAACTCAATGTGGCAAAGTCTCATCCAGTCGTTAGAATGTGATGTTCTATTACCTATCACCTTAAAATGAAGCCTAAGCTTGCCATGTAAATTTGTATATTGCAGGTTCGTGCAGCGGAGTATAACAATATCCGTGGTCAGCTTAATGCAATAAACAGAAAGCAGAGTGGAAGGTATGATTGATTGGTTGCCACTTTGTACATTTCATACCTGAAACTGTAACTTTATAGGATGGGATTTTAAGATCTTTTGCAAATCTGATGTCATATGCTTATATTCTCCTCAAAAGGCATCGATTTGCAGCATTGAATTAAAATTACATTTCTTTCTAATTCAGCTTAGCTGTCCGTGACCTTTCCAATTTGGTAAAGCCAGAGGATATCATCACGTCAGAACATTTAGTGACACTTCTTGCTGTTGTTCCCAAGTATTCTCAAAAGGACTGGCTCTCAAGCTATGAAACATTGACTACCTACGTGGTAAAGCTTCTTGGTTTCTATATCTTCATAATTGATGTAAGCTGTGGTTAGGATGATCAAAAggatttgatgatataaatatgaTCTAGCTCCTTTTCTTGTCTCTACTTGTCTTTATAGAAGTATCTTTTGCTCGTGCATATGATCGTTGGGTGGCATTATCTTCTGAATTTCCTGCACCAATGATCTAACGCATGCtatacaaaaattttagaatttttttatgagAGATCATATGTATTTCATGATGCACATAAAAACGATGATAACCATCAATGCTTGTCCCAAATCAGGTGTATAATCCTTGTTCGTCGATCATTTCTATGGAGGGTTACTTTCAGTTGCATAGGGATCAGAATAGTAGTGAATAGCACTGGCCTACATAAACAAGATGAATTACAACATTTTAATGTTAAGATACATCTTTAAAAAGTTTTTTTGGAGTAGGTGCACTAGGTGTAAGATGTCACAGGTTATGCTTGATCTTTTTTCACATTATTGGTCATTAATTAACTGATGCAATCATAGGCCATGAGAAATTCTGTAATTCATCATAATGAAGGAGATATGGTTCTCTAAAATGATGGGATCCTTCTTTTTTTAATCATTCCATCATGAACTTGGGTCAGTATTTTATAGATTTGCTATTGTTTAGTCAATTTATTTTGGCTTAATTACTATAAAAACCTTAGACCTTTTGGGGGTTTTCATTTTTATCCTGAACTTTGATTCATTTCAATTAGATCCTCAAATTTTTATAATGTTGCAATTTCTCTCCTGAGGGCTATTTCCGTCTAACGACCGTGACGGAAGTATCATGTGCTATCATGTGATACGTAATGGAAGCTGACGTGGAATCCTAACATCTTCTTCTCCATTTCTTCCTTTTAGCTAGGGTTTCCACTTCTAATTTCATCACTTATCTCCATCGCTACTTCTTCTAAAACTCCACTACCTCCTATATCATCATCGGCACCTCCGTCTATACCATCACCATCTCTAAATCCTTATCCATGGAGGCCACAACCACCACCAAGATTGCTTTCATCACTGTCCTTTTTATCAAGTATTGAAAAATTGGAACTTTAAGGTCATAGAGATCGTAgttgtcttcttcttttttttttttttttgaaaattgtgTGATTGATAGGGTTTCTAGGTTTGTAATGATTTGAATTATTAGTTTGTTTGATTTGTAGCTAATCTTATAAACTCAAAAAGTTAATCGTGgagaatctaaattttaaaagaagccaagaagaagatgagaacAACCAATCCTAATCCTCCGTGCTTTgttcttccatcttcttcttaAGTGGGTCATGCTCCAAAAAGACGgaggaaaaataatgaaatggaAAGTAAAAATCATAGCTAGAAGGAAGAaatggggaagaagaagaagtttaGGATTCCACATCAACTTCCACTGGGTCACATGATAGCACATGACATTTCCATCACAGTCGTCAGGTGGAAATAGCACTCTTGGGAGGAATTGCAGCATTATAAAAGTTTAAGGATTTGATTGCAACGAATCAAAGTTCAGGATAAAAATGAAAACCTCCAAAAAGTCTAAGGTTTTTAAAGTAATTAAGCCATTTATTCTTAAGAAAAGTAGGAAGCAATTCCTTGGAGTTACTTATGAGGAAATGGAGAAAATATAAAGCGTTGGCAGCCCAAAAAGCACTATTCTCAAAGATCAGATTGAATGAGTGGACACGTTGGAACTGATAAGTGATAATAGGAGAGAGGACAAGGGAAAAAGCAGATACACAGTCACACTATTTGCACAACTGGAAGATGAGCAGAAGCCTTCGTCTTGCAACAAGAACCCTTGCTTTGTTCACCTTGACCAAAATCTGAAAGCCATTTACTAAACATGTTTATATTAGAAATGGACATGCACataatttaatctgcaattttaaGTGAAACCGGACACCTCTTTTCCATCATTGCAAAGATAATTCCATTATTTAGGGTTTATCTACTTTATTACTATATAT
Protein-coding regions in this window:
- the LOC105058083 gene encoding V-type proton ATPase subunit C isoform X2, with product MATRYWIVSLPVQSSASSRWSRLQESISKRSFDTPVYRFNTPDLRVGTLDSLLALSDDLAKSNAFLEGVSHKIRRQIEELERASGVEGGALTVDGVPVDSYLTRFVWDEAKYPTMSPLREIVDSIHVLVAKIEDDMKVRAAEYNNIRGQLNAINRKQSGSLAVRDLSNLVKPEDIITSEHLVTLLAVVPKYSQKDWLSSYETLTTYVVPRSTKKLHEDNEYALYTVTLFSRVADNFKTSARERGFQIREFEYSPEAQESRKQELEKLLQDQENMRSSLLQWCYASYGEVFSAWMHFCAVRVFAESILRYGLPPSFLAAVLAPPAKSEKKVRSILEELSGNANSAFWKSEDEVSLAGIGGEAEAYPYVSFTINIV
- the LOC105058083 gene encoding V-type proton ATPase subunit C isoform X1, with the translated sequence MATRYWIVSLPVQSSASSRWSRLQESISKRSFDTPVYRFNTPDLRVGTLDSLLALSDDLAKSNAFLEGVSHKIRRQIEELERASGVEGGALTVDGVPVDSYLTRFVWDEAKYPTMSPLREIVDSIHVLVAKIEDDMKVRAAEYNNIRGQLNAINRKQSGSLAVRDLSNLVKPEDIITSEHLVTLLAVVPKYSQKDWLSSYETLTTYVVPRSTKKLHEDNEYALYTVTLFSRVADNFKTSARERGFQIREFEYSPEAQESRKQELEKLLQDQENMRSSLLQWCYASYGEVFSAWMHFCAVRVFAESILRYGLPPSFLAAVLAPPAKSEKKVRSILEELSVLSGNLKMK